GGACGCCGACCTCCCAGATGAGGGAGCCGTTGCGGTCCGCGTTGTCGAGTTCGGCGGAGGTCGCGGTGCCGGGGACGGCCTCGAGTGCCTTGGCGGTGGCCTCGGACTGGCTGATCTTGTCGGCCTTGACCTGCGCGCGGTCCTTGGCGGTGTCGTCCAGGTGGCGCTCGTTCTGGGAGAGCTGGACGGAGGACTGCGGGGCCGGGCCGTCGTCGTCCGCGAAGGCGGTCGCGGCACCCGTGCTGCCGATCAGTGCGACGGCGGCGGCCGTGGCCAGGACGACGGCGCGGGGGGTGAGCGTGCGCTTGGCGGTGGCCTTCATGGGGACGTTCCTCCGGATCGTGTGGCGTTCTGTTCCGTCGGCGGGCCCTGTTGCGCCCTTCCGACATTCACCACAGTGCCGAACCGAACCTGAACACAACCTGAAGTCCTGAAGCGCTCTTCAGGTTCCGCTCCCGGAACGGGAGAAGGAGCCGCCCCGCAGGACAGGGGCGGCATTTCTCTCCAGCGGTCCCTCCGTCCTTGCCGCCCTCGTGGGCCATGTGCGGGCCAGTGGCGCCCAGTTGGACTCCCCCAGGTCGACGTCCCAGACCGGTGCGCTAGCCGTGCCCGTAGCCGGAACGCCCTTGGAACTGTTGCCGTCGCACCTCACACCCTGGGTCCCACCGCTGACCAGTGCGTGCGGCCAACCTGTGGCCAGGATCCGGGCGGGGATGGCGGAACACGGTGCCAGGTAACGGAGATTGACGACGTGTAAGCCTGTGACCAGGGATTAGGCTCATGCGACGGCCACTCGGCCGTACCTCCACACTGATCCAGCAAGGAGCACGAACCCGTGCGCATATCCCGACGCATCGTCGCGTCCCTGGGCGCCGCGACCCTGGCCGCCAGCGCGCTGACCGCCGTCACCGCCGCGCCGGCCTCCGCCGCCACCAAGGTCTCCTTCGAGTTCAACCACTACGACCCCCGCGACGAGATCCAGATATACGTCAACGGTGTCGCCAACTCCCACGTGGAGTTCCGCAACGAGGGCGACAAGCTCTGTGCCTGGGATGGCGCCGGCGACGGTGGCTACATCACCGGCAGCATTTCAAGCGGCGTCAGCGTCTCCACCAAGGGCCACAAGTCTCCGTACGATGCGTGCAAGTCCAAGAACGTAGCCGAGGGCAAGACCCTCTATCTTCAGGCGTGCTTCAAGAAGTCCGGCTTCAGCTACTGCTCCCCCAGGTACAAGGTCTGGGCGTAGTACGCCTGCATCAGCGTCCTGCCCCTCCCGTGCCCGCGCCCGCGCCCGCCCTGCCCTCCCGCGCCCGTGCGCGGGAGGGCAGGGCCATTTTTGCATCCGGGTTCCTGTAATCCCTGCCGCGTAAGGCTTTGCTGTGCGACGGGAGGTCTATTCGGGGCAGGTATTCCTTTTCGAGGCGGTGAATTCGCTTCAGGGTGAGGCGTTCTTTTCGGCGGGCCTGAGTTGTTGTTCGGTGGCACGGTAGGGTGGGGCTGGTGGGAATGTGAATTGAATTCCAGGTGTAATGCGGGAAGTGGGTAGTGGTCACCGTGGGTGCGCGGAGGGTGGGGGCAGCGGGTGCGGCCCGGCGGGGAGTCGTGCTGATCCGGCGGGCCGAAGGGCGGGATGCCGGGCGGCTCACGCGGCTGGTGCGGAGTTCTCGGGCCTATGAGGGGCGGTATGCCTCGATGGTCGAGGGGTATCGGGTGGGGCCGGATTACATCGAGGCGCATCGGGTCTTTGTCGCTGTGGAGGAGATTCCTGGTGATGAGGGTCCCGGAGAGCGGGTGTTGGGCTTCTACTCGCTCATGGTGGAGCCGGCCGAGCTGGACCTGATGTTCGTGTCGGACCAGGCGCAGGGGTACGGCATCGGGCGCCGGCTGGTCGAGCACATGCGGGGCGAGGCGCGGCGCGCCGGGATCGACAGGGTGCGGGTGGTGTCGCATCCGCCCGCCGAGGGCTTCTACCGCAGCGTGGGCGCCCGGCCCGTCGGAACGGTGCCGGCGAATCCGCCGGCGGTGATGTGGGACCGCCCGGAGCTCGAATTCCCGGTAGCTCCGGTAGCTCCGGTAGCTCCGGTTGCTCCGGAGGTTCCGGTTGCTCCGGTGGTTCCGGTGGCCGACAGCGGGGCCGGCAAGTAAATCGTTGGCCAAGCGGTCCTCTCGCATTGAGTGTGGAGGTGTGACGCGATCATTTGAGGAACTGGTGGCCGAGGCCGATGCCGTATCGGTCGAGGGGTGGGACTTCTCGTGGCTGGAAGGACGAGCCACGGAGGAGCGGCCCTCGTGGGGCTATCAACGGGCGATGAGTGAGCGGTTGGCGCGGGCGTCGGCCGCGTTGGACATCCAGACGGGCGGTGGCGAGGTGCTCGCCGGGGCGGCGAAGCTGCCGTCGGTGATGGTGGCGACGGAGTCCTGGGCGCCGAATGTCGCCAAGGCCACCGCGCTGTTGCATCCGCTCGGTGCGGTCGTGGTGGCCGACGCGGATGAGCCGCCGCTGCCGTTCGGGGATGCGGCGTTCGACCTGGTCACGAGCCGTCATCCGGTGACCGTGTGGTGGGAGGAGATCGCCCGCGTGCTGCGGCCCGGGGGCACGTACTTCTCTCAGCAGGTCGGACCGGCCAGCGTGTTCGAGCTGGTGGAGTACTTTCTGGGGCCGCAGCCCGAGCACGTACGGCGGTCCCGGCACCCCGAGGATGCGCTCCGGGCGGCGGAGGCGGCAGGTCTTGAGGTGGTCGAGCTGCGTGCGGAGTCGCTGCGGACCGAGTTCTTCGACATCGGGGCGGTCATCTACTTCCTGCGGAAGGTGGTGTGGATGGTCCCCGGGTTCACGGTGGAGCAATATCGGGATCGCCTGCGGGAGTTGGATGAGTTGATCCGTAGGGAGGGCGCGTTCGTCGCGCACACGACCCGCTTCCTGATCGAGGCGCGTCGGGGCTGACTCCTGGCACCCGCCCTCACCTCTGCCTCTGGCGCCCCTGCCCCTGGCGCCTCTGCCACATGGCGCCTCTGCCTCTGGCGCCTCTGCCACATGGCGCCTCTGCCTCTGGCGCCCCTAGATGATTGAGTCCGATGTTTGTGCTGGCCGCGACCATGGCGAAGGGCGCCCGTTGGCTCGTGTGTGACGACAAACCTGGACGCCCTTCTGGCGGCACTGTACGTGTTCATCGACGACCATGTGGCGCCACGTCGCCGGATCGGGCGACCCCCGAAACTGACAGACGCCGAACTGCTGTGCCTCGCGGTCGCCCAGGTCCTGCTGGGCTTTCCCTCGGCCCGGCACTGGATCCGCTTCGCCCACGCCCGGCTGGGGCACCTCTTTCGCTACCTGCCTCAGCAGTCCGCCTACAACAAGCGGCTCAACGCCGCCGGACCGCTGATCAGCGACGTGATCGAGGCCCTGGCCCGGCAGGTCCCGACCTGGACCGACGACCTGCGGCTGATCGACTCCACACCGCTGCCCTGCGCGGCCTCCCGCGAGACCGTCAAACGCTCCGAACTGGCCGGGCACGCCGGCTACGGCTACTGCCGCAGCCACTCCCGCTTCTTCTGGGGATTCCGGCTCTACCTGCTGACCACCGCCGAAGGCATGCCGGTGTCGTGGTGCCTGGCGAACCCCAAGCTCGGCGAACGGGAGGTGATGACCGCACTGCTGGCACGCGACCACCGCCTTGTCCGCTCCGGTCAGGTGATCCTCGCGGACAAGGGCTTCGCCGGGCGGGAGTTCGAGGCGTTCCTGACCGAGCGACTGGGCGTCCATCTGGTGCGGCCGGACCGGAAGGGCGAGCCCGTCCGGCACGGCCGTCTCGCCCGTGTCCGTCAGTGGATCGAGGCCGTGTTCGACACGCTCAAAGGCCAGCTCAGCCTGGAACATCACGGCGGCAGAACCCTGCCCGGAGTGTTCGCCCGCACCGGCCAACGACTCCTCGCCCTCGCAGCAGGTGTCTGGCACAACTGGACCACCGGCGCCAAGATCAAACGATCCCTGATCGCCTTCGACCACTGAGAACATCGGACTCATTCATCTAGGGGCTGCCGCTCCCTGTTATCCCTGCCGACGGCGGGCCGCCGAGGTGATCGTTGCGTGGGCTTCCTGTGCGGACAGGCCGGTGTGGCGGGCCGCCTCCGTCAGCCTGGCGGTGAGTTCCTGGCCGAGACCGGAGTCGTAGGCGCGGCAGGCGGCCCAGAAGAGGCGGGCATTGCGCTGGCCGGGCGGGGAGGCGCGGACGAACCGTACGAGTGCCGCGGCGGGCTGGGGCGGGACGCCGGCCGGGAACTCGCGGTGGGTGGACGGGGGCGGGGCCGTGAGGAGAGTGAGCAGGGTGCTCGGCACGGGGGCGGGGCGTTGCGGTGAGCCCGGTGCGAGGGCGTAACGCCCGTGGGCGGTGAGCGAGCCGGGGCCCACGAGGTAGCCGCCCGCGCCGCGGATGTCGACGCCGGGGGCGAGCCTGCCGACCGAATTCGGTACGGGTGCGGAGGGCGGGCCGGTGAACCAGAGGTGGCGGCCGCCGCTGGGGGTGAGGACGGTGACCGTCGGCGGGATCGGGAAGCTGTGTTGTTCGGCGAGGAACCGGAGGGCGGTCAGGCCGTCGGCGCCGTTCTTGGTGTCGAGGTCGATGCCGATGAGGTGGTGCGGGGGCAGTCCGCAGGCGAGGCCGTAGCCGATGGCCCACGGGGCGGCGGCGAACATCCGGCGGATGGTGAGCGGGTCGGTGCCGGCGTCGTGGACGCCGTGCCCGAGCCGGCCGCACTCGCCGCGGCAGGGCGGGGCCTCGGGGTGCCCGCGGTGCGGGGACCGGATGGCCGGAAGCTTGCTGCGGGTCAGCGGGATAACGGGGTAGCCGCGTCCGGCGGCGAGGAGGGCGTGGGCGAGCGCGGCGGCGTGCGCATCCCCGGGTGGGGTGGAAGGGAGCCAGAGGGGCGGGGCGGGCCGGGTCTCAGAGCGGGCTTCGGGCCGGGCGTCAGTGTGTGGTGCGACCTGCGGATCCGGTCGGGCTTCGGCTGGCGGAGCGGCCGGCCGATCGGCCCGCGGATCCGGCCGAAATTCGGCGCACGGCTCGGCCTGCGGATCCGGTCGAACTTCGCCCCATGGCTCGGCGCGCGGATCCGGTCGGACCTCGACCCACGGCTCGGCGCGCGGCTCTCCCGGCGGCTCGGCCCGCAGGCCAGGCCACGGATCGGGCCGGTCGTCGGTCGGTGTTCCGGTATGGCGTCGGTGCATGGCCATGGCTCTATTTTCGTACGAACGTTCGAGAAAGGGAAGGGGGGCGTGCGCGAAGCGGCCCGTGCGCCGGTTTTGTCGAGGGGGCGCGTGGAGCGCGCGGGCCTTGCGGGGGCGGGGTGTGGCGGGCCGCGGCGGGGTGTCGCGGCGCCGAGCGGTGCGTGTGACGGGGCGGCCGTGTGGCGGCGGGGGTTTACCCGGGGTTCCTCATGCTTGCGAGGGAATCGACCCGTTGCGACGGGTCCGCCGGGGGTTGATGGGCAAGCCTGAGTGCGCGACGTCGAAGCAAGCACCGCGGTGGTCGGCCAACT
This Streptomyces decoyicus DNA region includes the following protein-coding sequences:
- a CDS encoding GNAT family N-acetyltransferase gives rise to the protein MVTVGARRVGAAGAARRGVVLIRRAEGRDAGRLTRLVRSSRAYEGRYASMVEGYRVGPDYIEAHRVFVAVEEIPGDEGPGERVLGFYSLMVEPAELDLMFVSDQAQGYGIGRRLVEHMRGEARRAGIDRVRVVSHPPAEGFYRSVGARPVGTVPANPPAVMWDRPELEFPVAPVAPVAPVAPEVPVAPVVPVADSGAGK
- a CDS encoding class I SAM-dependent methyltransferase, with translation MTRSFEELVAEADAVSVEGWDFSWLEGRATEERPSWGYQRAMSERLARASAALDIQTGGGEVLAGAAKLPSVMVATESWAPNVAKATALLHPLGAVVVADADEPPLPFGDAAFDLVTSRHPVTVWWEEIARVLRPGGTYFSQQVGPASVFELVEYFLGPQPEHVRRSRHPEDALRAAEAAGLEVVELRAESLRTEFFDIGAVIYFLRKVVWMVPGFTVEQYRDRLRELDELIRREGAFVAHTTRFLIEARRG
- a CDS encoding IS982 family transposase, which encodes MTTNLDALLAALYVFIDDHVAPRRRIGRPPKLTDAELLCLAVAQVLLGFPSARHWIRFAHARLGHLFRYLPQQSAYNKRLNAAGPLISDVIEALARQVPTWTDDLRLIDSTPLPCAASRETVKRSELAGHAGYGYCRSHSRFFWGFRLYLLTTAEGMPVSWCLANPKLGEREVMTALLARDHRLVRSGQVILADKGFAGREFEAFLTERLGVHLVRPDRKGEPVRHGRLARVRQWIEAVFDTLKGQLSLEHHGGRTLPGVFARTGQRLLALAAGVWHNWTTGAKIKRSLIAFDH